In Primulina eburnea isolate SZY01 chromosome 5, ASM2296580v1, whole genome shotgun sequence, a single window of DNA contains:
- the LOC140832281 gene encoding LOW QUALITY PROTEIN: nudix hydrolase 19, chloroplastic-like (The sequence of the model RefSeq protein was modified relative to this genomic sequence to represent the inferred CDS: deleted 1 base in 1 codon), with product MEAFEQQEHTCHPHCSTNSIDSSPYDQTKYSKNLIAVIMLSVSFASIAIFFSKTQVKQSYSPLFLSTMSLYSHAFAGNPIRTRTPKQTEPFSPQSALQTLKTVLSSQSNEPISPDFKILPFRKGRPLAGSGSENGHSWHLGWLNLGECKGFLESSEVGLSEDSFVYLGCKYEDDAVYWAIDVSEASQLVSELGERQFCFVELRTLMVATDWADAKAMGELAIAGHARALLEWHNLSRFCGSCGAKAVPMEAGRRKQCANEQCKMRFYPRVDPVVIMLVIDKENDRALLSRQSRYVPRMWSCLAGFIEPGESLEEAVRRETWEETGIEVGEVVYHSSQPWPVGPSSMPCQLMVGFFAYAKSVEIQVDKEELEDAKWHSREDIKKALSYAEYKKAQKSAAAKVEQMCKGVEKGQQLSADFSIESGELAPMFIPGPYAIAHQLITSWVNQVAPKGVETQKQETGSQSNL from the exons AACCAAGTATTCAAAGAATTTGATCGCTGTTATTATGCTTTCGGTGTCTTTTGCTTCAATCGCCATTTTCTTCTCTAAAACGCAAGTCAAACAGAGTTACAGCCCACTCTTCCTCAGCACAATGAGCCTCTATTCTCATGCTTTTGCCGGCAACCCCATAAGAACCAGAACACCCAAACAGACCGAACCTTTTTCCCCGCAATCGGCGCTCCAAACCTTAAAGACCGTCCTTTCGAGCCAATCCAACGAGCCTATCTCTCCTGATTTCAAGATTTTGCCTTTCAGAAAGGGTAGGCCTTTAGCCGGCTCGGGTTCGGAGAATGGGCATAGTTGGCACCTGGGATGGTTGAATTTGGGTGAGTGTAAGGGTTTCTTGGAGAGTTCTGAAGTGGGTTTGAGTGAGGATTCGTTTGTTTATTTGGGGTGTAAATACGAGGATGATGCTGTGTACTGGGCTATCGATGTGTCCGAGGCGAGTCAGTTGGTGAGTGAATTGGGTGAGAGACAGTTTTGCTTCGTGGAGCTCAGGACTCTGATGGTAGCCACTGATTGGGCTGATGCCAAAGCCATGGGTGAGCTTGCCATTGCTGGGCAC GCTAGAGCCTTGCTAGAATGGCATAACTTATCTCGTTTTTGTGGGAGTTGTGGAGCTAAGGCAGTCCCCATGGAAGCTGGGAGACGGAAGCAGTGTGCAAACGAACAGTGCAAAATGAGGTTTTATCCTCGTGTTGATCCA GTTGTTATTATGTTGGTTATAGACAAGGAAAATGACCGTGCATTACTAAGTAGACAGTCAAGATATGTACCTCGTATGTGGAGCTGCCTTGCAGGCTTTATAGAG CCAGGAGAAAGCTTAGAAGAGGCAGTAAGGAGGGAAACGTGGGAGGAGACTGGCATTGAAGTTGGTGAAGTTGTGTACCACAGTTCTCAGCCATGGCCTG TTGGACCCAGCAGCATGCCATGCCAGCTAATGGTTGGGTTCTTCGCATATGCTAAGTCAGTTGAGATACAAGTGGATAAGGAGGAGCTAGAAG ATGCTAAATGGCATAGTAGAGAAGACATAAAGAAAGCTCTTTCATATGCTGAATACAAGAAGGCTCAGAAAAGTGCA GCTGCTAAAGTGGAACAAATGTGCAAAGGGGTCGAAAAGGGACAGCAGTTGTCTGCAGATTTCAGCATCGAAAGCGGCGAGCTTGCTCCTATGTTTATTCCCGGACCGTATGCCATTGCTCATCAGCTGATCACTTCTTGGGTCAATCAGGTTGCACCAAAGGGTGTCGAAACACAGAAACAAGAGACTGGTTCTCAATCGAATTTATGA
- the LOC140832279 gene encoding proline-rich receptor-like protein kinase PERK15: protein MSSPAPAVSPPSPPINATSPPPASTFSPPPPEPVTSPPPAPSPPVNSPPPAATVSPPPPVPATSPPPAPSPPVISPPPSTSPPPPSSDTPPAPPLPSLTPTTPPPPSRSPPSPPSPPSPPVPSGRSSPPPPSGGTARSPPAAPSSNGGSSSGVSTGLVVGIAIGGVVVLAVLTLLFICCKKKRRRPQSDYYVPPPPPPLGPKAESYGNPIHNWQQSAPAPGDHFVTIPPKHSPPLVGFTRPPQSPARAPPPPPPPGYMSSSGGSGSHYSGPEIPAPQPSPGMSLGFSKSTFTYDELSMATDGFSTANLLGQGGFGYVHRGVLPNGKEVAVKQLKAGSGQGEREFQAEVEIISRVHHKHLVSLVGYCITGSERMLVYEFVQNDTLEFHLHGNGRPTMDWPTRLKIALGAAKGLAYLHEDCHPKIIHRDIKASNILLDFNFEAKVADFGLAKFSSDVNTHVSTRVMGTFGYLAPEYASSGKLTEKSDVFSFGIMLLELITGRRPVDTNQSFMDDSLVDWARPLLTRALEDGSFDALVDPRMQRDYNQNEMARIVACAAACVRHSAKRRPRMSQVVRALEGDLSLSDLNEGIKPGHSSMYSSHGSSDYDTTQYNDDMKKFRKLALASGDYGSSGQYSNPTSEYGLYPSSSSGEAQQTREMEMGKLKTEGAR from the exons ATGTCTTCGCCTGCGCCGGCGGTGTCTCCGCCGTCTCCACCAATCAATGCCACCTCTCCTCCACCGGCATCCACCTTTTCTCCACCTCCGCCCGAACCAGTCACCTCGCCGCCACCCGCTCCGTCTCCTCCCGTCAACTCCCCACCACCCGCTGCCACTGTTTCCCCGCCCCCGCCTGTACCTGCCACCAGTCCCCCACCCGCTCCATCTCCTCCTGTCATTTCGCCACCACCCTCCACTTCTCCTCCTCCGCCTTCATCCGATACGCCTCCGGCCCCCCCGCTGCCTTCGCTCACCCCGACAACACCCCCTCCTCCATCAAGATCACCTCCGTCGCCGCCTTCCCCTCCCTCCCCGCCAGTGCCATCAGGTAGGAGTTCTCCACCTCCGCCATCGGGAGGTACGGCGAGATCCCCGCCGGCTGCGCCGTCTTCCAATGGTGGGTCATCGTCGGGGGTATCGACGGGACTGGTTGTTGGGATAGCTATTGGAGGCGTTGTAGTACTTGCGGTTTTGACTCTTCTTTTCATTTGCTGCAAGAAAAAGAGAAGAAGACCACAATCTGATTACTACgtacctccaccaccaccacccctTGGTCCTAAAG CTGAGTCGTATGGAAACCCGATTCACAATTGGCAGCAGAGTGCACCAGCACCAGGTGATCATTTTGTCACAATCCCACCTAAACATTCTCCACCGCTGGTTGGTTTCACGAGACCACCTCAATCACCAGCACGTGCACCACCACCTCCTCCGCCACCAGGGTACATGAGCAGCAGTGGAGGTTCTGGTTCCCATTATTCAGGCCCCGAAATTCCGGCTCCGCAGCCTTCACCAGGAATGTCTTTAGGGTTTTCGAAAAGCACTTTTACTTATGATGAGTTGTCAATGGCAACGGACGGATTCTCAACCGCCAATCTTCTTGGGCAAGGTGGTTTTGGTTATGTGCACCGGGGAGTGCTGCCAAATGGTAAAGAGGTTGCAGTTAAGCAGTTAAAGGCTGGAAGTGGACAAGGGGAACGCGAGTTCCAGGCTGAAGTTGAGATCATCAGCAGAGTGCATCATAAGCATCTTGTTTCATTGGTTGGATACTGCATCACTGGGTCGGAGAGAATGCTCGTGTATGAGTTTGTTCAAAATGACACCCTGGAATTTCACTTGCATG GAAACGGGAGACCTACAATGGATTGGCCCACACGATTGAAGATAGCTCTAGGTGCTGCGAAAGGACTTGCTTATCTTCATGAAGATT GTCATCCAAAAATCATCCATAGAGACATCAAGGCTTCCAATATTCTTTTGGATTTTAACTTTGAAGCAAAG GTTGCAGATTTTGGTCTCGCTAAGTTTTCTTCCGATGTGAATACTCATGTCTCCACACGAGTGATGGGAACTTTTGG GTATTTGGCTCCAGAGTATGCTAGCTCTGGAAAGCTTACTGAAAAGTCCGATGTATTTTCCTTTGGGATCATGCTTCTTGAATTGATCACTGGACGGCGTCCGGTTGACACCAATCAATCTTTCATGGATGATAGTTTGGTAGACTGG GCAAGACCATTGCTCACCCGAGCACTGGAAGATGGAAGCTTTGATGCGCTCGTTGATCCACGGATGCAAAGGGATTATAATCAAAACGAGATGGCTCGCATTGTAGCTTGTGCAGCTGCTTGTGTGCGTCACTCAGCTAAGCGCAGGCCACGGATGAGCCAG GTGGTAAGGGCTTTGGAAGGAGACCTATCCCTATCCGATCTCAATGAAGGGATCAAACCGGGGCACAGCTCCATGTACAGTTCTCATGGAAGTTCGGATTACGACACCACCCAATATAACGATGACATGAAAAAGTTCAGGAAATTGGCACTCGCTAGCGGAGACTATGGAAGCAGTGGCCAGTACAGTAATCCAACTAGCGAATACGGATTATATCCGTCCAGCTCGAGCGGTGAAGCCCAACAAACCAGAGAAATGGAGATGGGCAAGTTGAAAACGGAGGGTGCACGGTGA
- the LOC140832290 gene encoding probable chlorophyll(ide) b reductase NYC1, chloroplastic has product MAVVAKMHLPPLDCHLHSGQPPPTRLCFRRGCLMWDQVCVKGRGRIWVMPCRSFRSENRFGVKEKHEKSEESFGKLQECNSFGSRKSVNKWLDAIRNAVWSVSKPSLLSKSRFREELVKLEEKLFSLSIHMGRYIVTMLSTGVILLTGFQLSGGDDQMNALIWYSWLGGIVIGTMIGSNMVLEEVSRCGPRNVVITGSTRGLGKALAREFLLSGDKVVITSRSPESVNETIKELAENLNQVMIATGSSSRKHLRHAKVVGIPCDVSNPEDVKKLANFAVNELGFVDIWVNNAGTNKGFRPLMQFSDDDIQQIVSTNLVGSILCTREAMRIMSTQSNGGQVFNMDGAGSGGSSTPLTAVYGSTKCGLRQLQSSLLKESRRSKVGVHTASPGMVLTDLLLSGSSIQNKQMFNIICELPETVARTLVPRMRVVKGSGKAINYLTPPRILLALVTAWVRRGRWFDDQGRALYAAEADRLRNWAESRTRISFTDAMEMYTENTWVSVVSLSVVCAFIILSSTDCTFPGT; this is encoded by the exons ATGGCTGTGGTGGCAAAGATGCACCTTCCACCACTAGATTGCCACCTCCACAGCGGCCAACCACCGCCGACACGGTTGTGTTTCCGCCGTGGTTGTCTCATGTGGGACCAAGTTTGTGTAAAGGGAAGGGGAAGGATTTGGGTCATGCCGTGCAGGTCTTTCAGGTCTGAAAATAGATTTGGAGTGAAAGAGAAGCATGAGAAAAGTGAAGAAAGTTTTGGAAAATTGCAGGAGTGTAATAGTTTTGGATCGAGAAAGAGTGTGAACAAATGGCTGGATGCGATTAGGAATGCTGTCTGGAGTGTTTCCAAGCCTAGTTTGCTGTCAAAAAGCAGGTTTAGAGAAGAATTGGTCAAGTTGGAGGAGAAGTTGTTTTCC CTATCTATTCACATGGGAAGATATATAGTGACCATGTTAAGCACTGGGGTTATACTGCTGACTGGATTCCAGTTGTCAG GTGGAGATGATCAAATGAATGCATTGATATGGTATAGCTGGTTaggaggaattgtgattgggACTATGATTGGATCCAATATGGTGTTGGAGGAAGTTAGTCGTTGTGGTCCACGCAATGTTGTCATCACTGGAAG CACACGAGGGCTAGGAAAAGCTTTGGCTCGTGAGTTTTTACTTTCTGGTGACAAGGTTGTCATTACATCACGCAG CCCTGAATCTGTCAATGAGACAATCAAAGAACTAGCAGAGAATCTGAATCAAGTCATGATTGCCACTGGTTCTTCATCGAGAAAACATTTACGACATGCAAAAGTAGTGGGAATCCCATGTGATGTCTCTAACCCAGAAGATGTTaaaaagttggcaaattttgcTGTCAATGAACTTGGTTTTGTTGATATCTGG GTGAATAATGCTGGGACAAACAAGGGTTTCAGGCCACTGATGCAGTTCAGTGATGATGACATTCAACAG attgtttccacaaactTGGTTGGATCAATACTCTGCACTCGTGAAGCCATGCGGATCATGAGCACCCAAAGCAATGGTGGTCAAGTGTTTAATATGGACGGTGCAGGGTCGGGCGGATCAAGTACCCCACTGACTGCTGT ATATGGATCGACAAAATGTGGTCTTAGGCAGCTTCAGTCCTCGCTTCTAAAGGAATCGAGGCGATCAAAAGTTGGAGTTCACACAGCCTCCCCAGGCATGGTCCTCACAGATTTGCTATTAAG TGGTTCGAGTATTCAGAACAAGCAGATGTTTAACATAATCTGTGAGCTTCCCGAGACAGTTGCTAGAACTTTAGTTCCGCGAATGCGTGTCGTCAAGGGAAGTGGCAAAGCGATTAACTATTTGACTCCTCCAAGAATATTACTTGCTCTGGTCACGGCCTGGGTGCGACGTGGCCGTTGGTTCGATGATCAG GGACGAGCTCTCTATGCCGCAGAAGCAGATAGACTTCGTAACTGGGCCGAGAGTCGTACCCGTATTTCTTTCACCGACGCCATGGAGATGTACACAGAAAACACTTGGGTTTCCGTCGTTTCTCTCTCAGTGGTTTGCGCGTTCATAATTTTATCGAGTACAGATTGCACATTTCCTGGGACCTGA
- the LOC140832291 gene encoding pentatricopeptide repeat-containing protein At4g18975, chloroplastic produces MVTPFSTMDRVSFEICSNAQRQVLCFGADPPLSSLSQNNYVSSYLKPQKSYIYYDKLREVPALKYHCCQSSRPINKSCASEKKIIQKTRKKEQHLWRKRDSAGSGQKALNLVRIISGLPSEKEQVYSSLDKWIAWETEFPLVAAAKALKILRKRNQWQRVIQVAKWMLSKGQGATFATYDCLLLAFDMDGRADEAATLWNMILHAHDRSISKMLFSRMISLYDHHNMPNMITEVFADMEELGVRPDEDTVRRVARAFGALDQKDKQRLLIGKYGSKWKYIYFKGERVRVRACSADEISCLDLGEIDSEDAQN; encoded by the exons ATGGTGACGCCTTTTAGTACAATGGATCGGGTTTCCTTTGAAATCTGCTCAAATGCTCAAAGACAG GTTTTATGCTTTGGAGCAGATCCCCCATTGTCGTCTTTATCCCAGAATAACTATGTTTCTTCTTACCTGAAACCTCAAAAGTCCTacatttattatgataag CTAAGGGAAGTCCCAGCTCTGAAATACCACTGTTGTCAAAGTAGCCGACCCATAAATAAATCCTGTGCTAGCGAGAA GAAAATAATTCAAAAGACAAGAAAGAAGGAGCAACACTTGTGGCGTAAGAGAGATTCAGCTGGTTCAGGACAAAAGGCACTGAATCTTGTTAGAATT ATTTCTGGACTACCAAGTGAGAAGGAGCAAGTATACAGTTCCCTTGATAAATGGATAGCATGGGAGACTGAATTTCCTTTGGTTGCTGCAGCAAAGGCTTTAAAAATCTTAAGGAAAAGGAATCAGTGGCAGCGAGTTATTCAA GTGGCCAAGTGGATGTTAAGCAAAGGGCAAGGAGCCACATTTGCTACCTATGATTGCCTTTTACTGGCATTTGACATGGATGGAAGGGCAGACGAGGCAGCGACATTATGGAACATGATTTTGCATGCGCATGATCGCTCTATATCGAAGATGCTTTTTTCGAGAATGATATCCTTGTATGATCATCATAACATGCCCAACATGATCACAGAG GTGTTTGCTGATATGGAGGAGTTAGGCGTGAGGCCGGATGAAGATACGGTGAGAAGAGTTGCACGAGCCTTCGGGGCCTTAGACCAGAAGGACAAGCAGAGACTGTTAATAGGAAAATACGGAAGTAAATGGAAGTACATTTACTTCAAGGGGGAAAGGGTTCGGGTGAGAGCATGTTCAGCTGATGAAATTAGCTGTTTGGACTTGGGTGAAATTGACTCTGAAGATGCACAGAATTGA